A region from the Gossypium hirsutum isolate 1008001.06 chromosome A08, Gossypium_hirsutum_v2.1, whole genome shotgun sequence genome encodes:
- the LOC121204739 gene encoding feruloyl CoA ortho-hydroxylase F6H1-3, whose product MAPSLSEPFSDSSVLIDFVINQGNGVKGLSEMGLKALPKQYIQPLEERMCMTNVQAQESIPVIDMSNPDDPEVKKSICEAASKWGFFQIVNHDVPIEVLENVKDATYKFFGLAAEVKNKYSKEHSLSNNVRFGTSFTPQAEKALEWKDYLSLFYVSEEEAFALWPSVCREQVLDYMRKSEVVIKQLLKVLMKGLNVNEIDETKESLLMGSMRTNLNYYPKCPNPELTVGVGRHSDVSTLTILLQDEIGGLFVRGNDGDNWIHVPPIKGSLVINIGDALQIMSNGKYKSVEHRVVANGSNNRISVPIFVNPRPSDMIGPLPELIENGEKPIYKQVLYSDYVKHFFRKAHDGKKTVAFAEL is encoded by the exons ATGGCTCCATCACTTTCCGAACCATTCAGCGATTCCTCAGTTCTCATTGATTTCGTTATTAACCAAGGGAATGGAGTGAAGGGTTTATCCGAAATGGGTCTGAAAGCTCTTCCAAAACAATACATCCAGCCTTTGGAAGAAAGGATGTGCATGACCAACGTTCAAGCTCAAGAATCAATCCCCGTCATCGACATGTCAAATCCGGATGACCCCGAAGTGAAGAAGTCGATCTGCGAAGCGGCTTCGAAATGGGGGTTCTTTCAGATTGTTAACCATGATGTACCGATTGAAGTTCTGGAAAATGTTAAAGATGCTACTTACAAATTCTTTGGGTTAGCAGCTGAGGTTAAGAATAAGTATTCCAAGGAACATTCGTTGTCAAACAATGTTAGGTTCGGCACGAGTTTTACACCTCAAGCTGAAAAGGCACTTGAATGGAAAGATTACCTTAGCTTGTTTTATGTCTCTGAAGAGGAAGCTTTTGCACTATGGCCTTCCGTTTGcag GGAGCAAGTGCTGGATTATATGAGGAAGTCCGAAGTCGTAATTAAACAGTTATTAAAAGTGCTAATGAAGGGTCTAAATGTGAATGAGATTGATGAAACCAAAGAATCCTTGTTGATGGGTTCGATGAGGACTAACCTTAACTATTATCCCAAATGTCCTAACCCCGAACTCACTGTTGGAGTTGGTCGACACTCTGATGTTTCGACCCTTACAATTCTCCTTCAAGATGAAATCGGTGGACTTTTTGTTAGAGGAAATGACGGAGATAATTGGATCCATGTTCCTCCGATCAAGGGTTCTCTCGTGATCAACATCGGAGATGCATTGCAGATAATGAGCAATGGAAAGTACAAGAGTGTGGAACATCGTGTGGTTGCCAACGGAAGCAATAACAGAATTTCCGTCCCTATTTTCGTAAACCCAAGACCTAGTGACATGATCGGACCATTGCCCGAATTAATCGAAAATGGTGAGAAGCCGATTTATAAACAAGTTCTTTATTCAGATTACGTCAAACATTTTTTCCGTAAAGCACATGACGGGAAGAAAACAGTTGCGTTTGctgaattataa